One genomic window of Candidatus Rokuibacteriota bacterium includes the following:
- a CDS encoding transposase zinc-binding domain-containing protein: protein MGRASERYQPRHAEASALHGVIREHLDDFLRAAADRADGAGLPEFIAREFREFLTCGVLAHGFARVRCERCTFEHLLPFSWLRYLVAWDHGLRRAVLAVHARALLDFYRQQAQRQGIPAGRTGTVTAVQRFGGGLNLNL, encoded by the coding sequence ATGGGCCGTGCAAGCGAGCGCTATCAACCCCGTCACGCGGAAGCGAGCGCGCTCCACGGGGTCATCCGGGAACACCTGGATGACTTCCTGCGCGCCGCCGCCGACCGGGCCGACGGCGCCGGCCTGCCCGAGTTCATCGCGCGGGAGTTTCGCGAGTTCCTGACCTGTGGGGTGCTGGCCCACGGCTTTGCCCGGGTGCGCTGCGAGCGCTGCACATTTGAGCACCTGCTGCCGTTCTCCTGGCTGCGGTACCTCGTGGCGTGGGATCACGGGCTCAGGCGCGCGGTGCTCGCAGTCCATGCCCGGGCGCTGCTCGACTTCTATCGCCAGCAGGCCCAGAGACAGGGCATCCCAGCGGGCCGCACCGGGACCGTGACCGCCGTGCAGCGCTTCGGCGGCGGGCTCAACCTGAACCTGTAA